In Nocardioides sp. JQ2195, a genomic segment contains:
- a CDS encoding M48 family metallopeptidase: MSPADGPMNATTRCQLWLMVGGGALVFAVIAWLVVPWHPVPGGTPEPASASEIFTPAQIRRGDAYAHWTRLLSWASLAVSLVVACLFGFTTWGSRLLGTKSRPWPITVIGLTAVLLLVRELVTLPFGLVLRQRRVAYGLTDQGLGAWFVDQAKGLGLGIVFTSIGLLVLLACVRRWRTWWPVVVSGVFVALVMAGSFLYPVVVEPVFNNFESMPQGTLRTEILALADEEGVAVDDVLVADASRRTTTLNAYVSGFGGTRRVVVYDNLVNDQPDDRVLSVVAHELAHAKHDDVLTGTGLGAFGSVVGIGLLGLVMARPGLRRRAGVDGLSDPRAVAVVLALLALATVVTSPVENTISRQIETRADVDALAVTPASAMVELQRELCVRSVCDPEGPAWSQFWFGSHPTVLERVAIAEQLADQP; this comes from the coding sequence GTGAGCCCTGCCGACGGGCCGATGAACGCCACGACCCGCTGTCAGCTGTGGCTCATGGTCGGGGGAGGGGCACTCGTCTTCGCGGTGATCGCCTGGTTGGTGGTCCCGTGGCACCCGGTGCCGGGGGGAACGCCCGAGCCTGCTTCGGCCTCCGAGATCTTCACGCCGGCCCAGATCCGACGCGGTGACGCATATGCCCACTGGACCCGGCTGCTGAGCTGGGCCTCGCTCGCGGTCTCCCTGGTGGTCGCGTGCCTGTTCGGCTTCACGACGTGGGGCAGCCGACTGCTGGGCACCAAGTCGCGACCTTGGCCGATCACCGTCATCGGGCTCACCGCGGTGCTGCTGCTCGTCCGGGAGCTGGTGACCCTGCCGTTCGGCCTGGTGCTGCGCCAGCGCCGCGTCGCCTACGGGCTGACCGACCAGGGCCTCGGCGCGTGGTTCGTCGACCAGGCCAAGGGACTCGGCCTGGGCATCGTGTTCACCTCGATCGGACTGCTCGTGCTGCTCGCCTGCGTGCGTCGGTGGCGGACGTGGTGGCCGGTCGTCGTCTCCGGAGTCTTCGTGGCACTCGTGATGGCCGGCTCATTCCTCTACCCGGTGGTCGTGGAGCCGGTCTTCAACAACTTCGAGTCGATGCCCCAGGGCACGCTGCGCACCGAGATCCTGGCCCTCGCCGACGAGGAAGGGGTCGCCGTCGACGACGTCCTGGTGGCCGACGCCTCACGACGTACGACGACCCTCAACGCCTACGTCTCGGGCTTCGGTGGCACCCGGCGCGTGGTGGTCTACGACAACCTGGTCAACGACCAGCCCGACGACCGGGTGCTCTCGGTCGTGGCCCACGAGCTGGCCCATGCCAAGCACGACGACGTCCTCACCGGGACCGGTCTCGGCGCCTTCGGGTCGGTGGTCGGCATCGGCCTGCTCGGCCTGGTGATGGCCCGCCCCGGCCTTCGCCGACGGGCCGGCGTCGACGGCTTGTCGGATCCGCGGGCCGTGGCCGTGGTGCTGGCGCTGCTGGCCCTGGCCACGGTGGTCACCAGCCCGGTGGAGAACACGATCAGTCGACAGATCGAGACCCGCGCCGACGTGGATGCGTTGGCGGTGACCCCGGCCTCGGCGATGGTGGAGCTGCAGCGCGAGCTCTGCGTGCGCTCGGTGTGTGACCCGGAAGGTCCAGCCTGGTCACAGTTCTGGTTCGGCAGTCACCCGACCGTGCTGGAGCGGGTCGCGATCGCCGAGCAGCTGGCTGATCAGCCCTGA
- a CDS encoding AMP-dependent synthetase/ligase, protein MREFATPMTVEIPATGNLTDDVVTNARDFADTVVFSRNTADGWVDITAASFHDEVAAVAKGLIAAGIEAGDRVALLSKTRYEWTLLDYAIWFAGAATVPIYETSSADQLSWILENSGAKAIVAEGADHLAKITALRGNLPDLNHVWTIDDNAVQVLTNLGADIDDETLEKRRSATTPLDLATLIYTSGTTGRPKGCMLTHGNFMFELGVAVHELDELFLDDEGSTLLFLPLAHVFARIIQVGCIKARVRLGHSADIKNLVDDLGEFKPTFILAVPRVFEKVFNTASQRAAADGKGKIFQRAADTAIAWSQAKDRGRIPLRIKAQHALFDRLVYVKLRNTLGGSCQYAVSGGAPLGDRLGHFYRGIGLNILEGYGLTETTAALTVNLPDAQKIGTVGRPLAGTTARIADDGELLFKGGQVFAGYWDNEEATNEALTDGWFHTGDVGELDDEGFVKITGRKKEILVTAGGKNVAPAVLEDRIRAHPLVSQCIVVGDGQPFIAALVTIDPEYFPHWAQENDKSGSIADNVDDADLVAAVQSAVDDANKAVSKAESIRKFNVLPIDWTEEDGQLTPSLKLKRNAVMREHRADVAALYER, encoded by the coding sequence ATGCGTGAGTTCGCCACGCCGATGACCGTGGAGATTCCCGCCACTGGCAACCTGACCGACGACGTCGTCACCAATGCACGCGACTTCGCCGACACCGTGGTGTTCAGCAGGAACACCGCCGACGGCTGGGTCGACATCACCGCCGCGTCGTTCCACGACGAGGTGGCCGCTGTCGCCAAGGGCCTGATCGCTGCTGGCATCGAGGCCGGTGATCGCGTCGCGCTCCTGTCCAAGACCCGCTACGAGTGGACCCTGCTCGACTACGCGATCTGGTTCGCCGGCGCCGCGACCGTGCCGATCTACGAGACCTCGTCGGCCGACCAGCTCAGCTGGATCCTGGAGAACTCCGGCGCCAAGGCGATCGTCGCCGAGGGCGCCGACCACCTGGCCAAGATCACCGCGCTGCGCGGCAACCTCCCCGATCTCAACCACGTCTGGACCATCGACGACAACGCCGTGCAGGTCCTGACGAACCTCGGTGCCGACATCGACGACGAGACCCTGGAGAAGCGGCGCAGCGCGACCACCCCGCTCGACCTGGCCACGCTGATCTACACCTCCGGCACGACCGGGCGCCCCAAGGGCTGCATGCTCACCCACGGCAACTTCATGTTCGAGCTGGGTGTCGCGGTGCACGAGCTCGACGAGCTGTTCCTCGACGACGAGGGCTCCACGCTGCTCTTCCTCCCGCTGGCGCACGTGTTCGCCCGGATCATCCAGGTCGGCTGCATCAAGGCCCGGGTGCGCCTGGGCCACTCGGCCGACATCAAGAACCTCGTGGACGACCTCGGAGAGTTCAAGCCGACGTTCATCCTCGCCGTGCCGCGTGTCTTCGAGAAGGTCTTCAACACCGCCTCGCAGCGGGCTGCGGCCGACGGCAAGGGCAAGATCTTCCAGCGCGCCGCGGACACCGCGATCGCGTGGAGCCAGGCCAAGGACCGCGGCCGGATCCCGCTGCGGATCAAGGCCCAGCACGCCCTCTTCGACCGGCTGGTCTACGTCAAGCTGCGCAACACCCTGGGCGGCAGCTGCCAGTACGCCGTCTCCGGCGGTGCGCCCCTCGGCGACCGGCTCGGCCACTTCTACCGCGGCATCGGCCTGAACATCCTCGAGGGCTACGGGCTGACCGAGACCACCGCCGCCCTCACGGTCAACCTCCCCGACGCCCAGAAGATCGGGACCGTCGGCCGTCCGCTGGCCGGCACCACGGCCCGCATCGCCGATGACGGCGAGCTGCTCTTCAAGGGCGGCCAGGTCTTCGCGGGCTACTGGGACAACGAGGAGGCCACCAACGAGGCCCTGACCGACGGTTGGTTCCACACCGGCGACGTCGGCGAGCTCGACGACGAGGGCTTCGTGAAGATCACCGGCCGCAAGAAGGAGATCCTGGTGACCGCCGGCGGGAAGAACGTCGCCCCGGCCGTGCTCGAGGACCGCATCCGTGCGCACCCGCTCGTCAGCCAGTGCATCGTCGTCGGTGACGGCCAGCCGTTCATCGCGGCCCTGGTCACCATCGACCCGGAGTACTTCCCTCACTGGGCCCAGGAGAACGACAAGTCCGGCTCCATCGCCGACAACGTCGACGACGCCGACCTGGTGGCTGCCGTCCAGAGCGCGGTCGACGACGCCAACAAGGCGGTCTCGAAGGCCGAGTCGATCCGCAAGTTCAACGTGCTGCCGATCGACTGGACCGAGGAGGACGGTCAGCTGACCCCGTCGTTGAAGCTCAAGCGCAACGCGGTCATGCGCGAGCACCGGGCCGACGTGGCAGCACTCTACGAGCGCTGA
- a CDS encoding SRPBCC family protein, translated as MAEQTTSSIVIDAPAASVMGVIADFPAYPVWAKGVKTADVLGTYDDGRATEVFFELDVSPIKDEYTLAYQWDGDREVTWTLTEGKMLRALDGAYTLRELGSGSTEVTYRLALDVSIPLIGMLKRKGEKILIDTALKGLKKRVESL; from the coding sequence ATGGCCGAGCAGACCACCTCTTCCATCGTCATCGACGCTCCTGCCGCGTCGGTGATGGGGGTGATCGCCGACTTTCCTGCCTACCCCGTCTGGGCGAAGGGCGTGAAGACCGCTGACGTGCTCGGCACCTACGACGACGGCCGTGCCACCGAGGTGTTCTTCGAGCTCGACGTGTCACCGATCAAGGACGAGTACACCCTCGCCTACCAGTGGGACGGCGACCGCGAGGTCACCTGGACCCTCACCGAGGGCAAGATGCTGCGCGCCCTCGACGGTGCCTACACCCTGCGCGAGCTGGGCAGCGGCTCCACCGAGGTGACCTACCGCCTCGCCCTCGACGTGTCCATCCCGCTCATCGGCATGCTGAAGCGCAAGGGTGAGAAGATCCTCATCGACACCGCGCTGAAGGGCCTGAAGAAGCGCGTCGAGTCGCTGTGA
- a CDS encoding ArsA family ATPase: protein MRILLFTGKGGVGKSTVAAGTSALAAARGLRTLVLSTDAAHSLADAFGSPVGSEPTEVAENLFVQQVDAQRRFEQSWADIQGYLLQVLDVVGVDPVAAEELTVIPGAEEVLALLELRLHALSGRWDVIVVDCAPTAETLRLLALPEALGWYMQRVFPFERRIVKALKPVLTRAAGVPMPGDSVFDAVERLHAELDEVRDLLAGPDSSVRLVMTPEAVVLAEARRSFTTLSLFGYRVDGVVANRVFPEAEADAWRTGWVEAQAKVLDETEESFAGLPILRSVYRTGEPVGVEALRDLAEEVYGDVDPLAPPAGEGPLKVTRTDTGATLELQLPFVSKAEVDLARHGDELVVTVGSYRRLLSLPAGLARHKVKGARVEGGALQVKFEERTP from the coding sequence GTGCGAATCCTCCTGTTCACCGGCAAGGGCGGCGTCGGCAAGTCGACGGTCGCAGCCGGTACGTCGGCTCTCGCCGCCGCACGCGGCCTGCGGACGCTGGTCCTCTCCACGGATGCAGCCCACTCGTTGGCCGACGCGTTCGGCAGCCCGGTCGGCAGCGAGCCCACCGAGGTGGCCGAGAACCTGTTCGTCCAGCAGGTTGACGCGCAACGCCGCTTCGAGCAGTCCTGGGCCGACATCCAGGGCTACCTGCTCCAGGTGCTCGACGTGGTCGGTGTCGACCCGGTGGCCGCCGAGGAGCTGACCGTCATCCCCGGCGCCGAGGAGGTCTTGGCCCTGCTCGAGCTGCGCCTCCATGCCCTCTCCGGCAGGTGGGACGTGATCGTCGTCGACTGCGCTCCCACGGCCGAGACCCTGCGGTTGCTGGCCCTGCCCGAGGCGCTGGGGTGGTACATGCAGCGGGTGTTCCCGTTCGAGCGCCGCATCGTGAAGGCGCTCAAGCCGGTGCTGACCCGGGCTGCCGGCGTACCCATGCCGGGTGACTCCGTCTTCGACGCCGTCGAGCGGTTGCACGCCGAGCTCGACGAGGTCCGCGACCTCCTGGCCGGCCCCGACTCCAGCGTCCGGTTGGTGATGACCCCCGAGGCGGTGGTCCTCGCCGAGGCCCGCCGCTCGTTCACCACCCTGTCGCTCTTCGGCTATCGCGTCGACGGGGTCGTGGCCAACCGGGTCTTCCCCGAGGCAGAGGCCGATGCCTGGCGCACCGGGTGGGTCGAGGCGCAGGCGAAGGTGCTCGACGAGACGGAGGAGTCGTTCGCCGGGCTGCCGATCCTCCGCTCCGTCTACCGCACCGGGGAGCCCGTCGGAGTCGAGGCCCTGCGCGACCTCGCCGAGGAGGTCTACGGCGACGTCGACCCGCTGGCCCCGCCCGCCGGCGAGGGCCCGCTCAAGGTCACGCGCACCGACACCGGCGCCACCCTCGAGCTGCAGCTCCCGTTCGTCAGCAAGGCAGAGGTCGATCTCGCCCGGCATGGCGATGAGCTCGTCGTGACCGTGGGGTCGTATCGTCGTCTTCTCTCGTTGCCCGCAGGACTTGCCCGCCACAAGGTCAAGGGTGCCCGGGTCGAGGGAGGCGCACTGCAGGTCAAGTTCGAGGAGAGGACACCGTGA
- a CDS encoding ROK family glucokinase: MSLTIGVDVGGTKIAGGLVDADGTVLETTKVESPAEDASAIVDSITRMVEDLRGDHDIEGIGISAAGFIDAARATVLFAPNLAWRDEELKQRLESSCGTPVVVENDGNSAAWGEFTHGAAVDADDLLMVAVGTGVGGGIVVDGQLYRGGFGIAGEIGHIRVERQGRQCGCGQLGCLEQYGSGTALEEQARLAAAADPGAAAAVIDAGGGSVEGIEGPMITAAAQAGDPFSIAQLAALGGWLGEGCAQLAAIVDPGVIVLGGGVGAAGDLLLEPMREAYVANLTGSGHRPVAELRLATLGNTAGLIGAADLARR, encoded by the coding sequence ATGAGCCTGACCATTGGCGTGGACGTGGGCGGCACCAAGATCGCGGGCGGTCTGGTCGACGCCGACGGCACCGTGCTCGAGACCACGAAGGTCGAGTCCCCGGCGGAGGACGCGTCGGCGATCGTCGACTCGATCACCAGGATGGTCGAGGACCTGCGGGGCGACCACGACATCGAGGGCATCGGCATCTCGGCGGCCGGTTTCATCGATGCAGCCCGGGCGACCGTGCTCTTCGCCCCCAACCTGGCGTGGCGCGACGAAGAGCTCAAGCAACGCCTCGAGTCGTCCTGCGGCACCCCCGTGGTCGTCGAGAACGACGGCAACTCGGCCGCGTGGGGCGAGTTCACCCACGGTGCCGCGGTTGACGCCGACGATCTGTTGATGGTGGCGGTCGGCACTGGGGTCGGCGGCGGCATCGTCGTCGACGGCCAGCTCTATCGCGGCGGCTTCGGGATCGCCGGCGAGATCGGCCACATCCGGGTCGAGCGCCAGGGCCGTCAGTGCGGGTGTGGCCAGCTCGGGTGCCTCGAGCAGTACGGCTCCGGCACTGCCCTCGAGGAACAGGCCCGCCTCGCGGCCGCAGCCGATCCGGGCGCCGCGGCCGCGGTGATCGACGCCGGCGGTGGGAGCGTCGAGGGCATCGAGGGCCCGATGATCACCGCGGCCGCACAGGCTGGGGACCCGTTCTCGATCGCCCAGCTGGCCGCACTCGGCGGGTGGCTCGGTGAGGGTTGCGCCCAGCTGGCGGCGATCGTCGACCCCGGCGTGATCGTGCTGGGGGGCGGCGTCGGCGCTGCCGGCGACCTGCTCCTCGAGCCGATGCGGGAGGCGTACGTCGCGAACCTCACCGGCAGCGGGCACCGCCCGGTCGCCGAGCTGCGCCTGGCAACGCTGGGCAACACCGCTGGACTGATCGGTGCGGCCGACCTGGCCCGTCGCTGA
- a CDS encoding ROK family protein, with protein MAEDVYVGIDVGGTKVLAGVVDNRGRILRTVHRATPGRRVDVSIVEDALTEALGELVGDGVVRGVGLAAAGFVDVTGERVMFAPHLPWVDSPVRARLEERWQVPVALENDATATAHAEATYGAASGVEDAVVVTLGTGIGGGIILGRQVHRGANGMAGEFGHIQVVPGGAACECGGHGCWEQYASGNALVRFAREGLGTRPSILEELCEGNPSALTGPMVTRAAEEGDLLAHEAFGQVGDWLGVGLANLVAALDPGILVVGGGVSAAGDRLLEPARTALLSSLVGAGHRTVPPLVVARFGAQAGLVGAADLARQRVARLALQPPRGGPG; from the coding sequence ATGGCTGAGGACGTGTATGTCGGCATCGACGTCGGTGGCACCAAGGTGCTGGCCGGGGTGGTCGACAACCGAGGGCGCATCCTGCGGACGGTGCACCGCGCCACGCCGGGGCGACGGGTCGACGTCTCGATCGTCGAGGACGCTCTCACCGAGGCCCTGGGCGAGCTGGTGGGTGACGGTGTCGTCCGAGGTGTGGGTCTGGCCGCCGCCGGTTTCGTGGACGTCACCGGTGAACGCGTCATGTTCGCCCCCCACCTGCCCTGGGTGGACTCCCCGGTCCGTGCCCGCCTCGAGGAGCGCTGGCAGGTGCCGGTGGCCCTGGAGAACGACGCGACCGCGACCGCCCACGCCGAGGCGACGTACGGCGCCGCGTCCGGTGTCGAGGATGCCGTGGTGGTGACGTTGGGCACCGGCATCGGTGGCGGCATCATCCTCGGTCGCCAGGTGCACCGTGGAGCCAACGGGATGGCCGGCGAGTTCGGACACATTCAGGTCGTGCCCGGCGGCGCTGCCTGTGAGTGTGGCGGCCACGGGTGCTGGGAGCAGTACGCCAGCGGCAACGCGCTGGTGCGCTTCGCCCGCGAGGGCCTGGGCACCCGCCCGTCGATCCTGGAAGAGCTGTGCGAGGGCAACCCGTCCGCCCTCACCGGTCCGATGGTGACCCGTGCCGCCGAGGAGGGTGACCTGCTGGCCCACGAGGCGTTCGGTCAGGTCGGGGACTGGCTGGGCGTCGGTCTGGCCAACCTGGTGGCCGCCCTCGATCCCGGCATCCTGGTGGTCGGCGGAGGTGTCTCCGCTGCCGGGGACCGATTGCTCGAGCCGGCGCGCACGGCGCTGCTCAGCTCACTGGTGGGCGCCGGGCACCGCACCGTGCCGCCGCTGGTCGTCGCACGGTTCGGGGCGCAGGCGGGGCTCGTCGGCGCCGCGGACCTGGCCCGCCAACGCGTCGCGCGGCTGGCACTGCAACCTCCGCGCGGAGGCCCGGGCTAG
- a CDS encoding lysophospholipid acyltransferase family protein, whose protein sequence is MTGGPDRHEEDNQVFYWFLKFIALGPLLRVIFRPQAQGLDHVPETGPAILASNHLSYADWLFMPLTLSRRVSFVAKAEYFTSPGIKGFFQKHFFRGSGQIPIDRSGANAAEGALLSAKEVLGRGELFGIYPEGTRSHDGKLYRGKTGVARLALETGVPVIPVAVVGTDVVAPPGKKFGKFARPVVRFGKPLDFSRYEGLENDRYILRSITDEIMYEIMNLSGQEYVDTYASRAKEESKRLEKEASAAAAEAKKAAAAAEDKKQAS, encoded by the coding sequence ATGACGGGCGGCCCAGATCGTCACGAGGAGGACAACCAGGTGTTCTACTGGTTTCTTAAGTTCATCGCCCTCGGGCCCTTGCTGCGCGTGATCTTCCGACCGCAGGCCCAGGGCCTCGACCATGTCCCGGAGACCGGTCCTGCGATCCTCGCCAGCAATCACCTGTCCTACGCCGACTGGCTGTTCATGCCGCTGACCCTGTCACGGCGCGTGTCCTTCGTCGCGAAGGCCGAGTACTTCACCAGCCCCGGCATCAAGGGGTTCTTCCAGAAGCACTTCTTCCGCGGATCGGGCCAGATCCCGATCGATCGCTCCGGTGCCAACGCTGCCGAGGGAGCGCTGCTGTCGGCGAAGGAGGTTCTCGGTCGGGGTGAGCTCTTCGGCATCTACCCGGAGGGCACCCGCTCCCACGACGGCAAGCTCTACCGGGGCAAGACCGGAGTCGCCCGGCTCGCGCTCGAGACCGGTGTCCCGGTGATCCCGGTGGCGGTGGTGGGCACCGACGTGGTGGCGCCTCCCGGCAAGAAGTTCGGCAAGTTCGCCCGGCCGGTGGTGCGCTTCGGCAAACCGTTGGACTTCTCGCGGTACGAGGGGCTGGAGAACGACCGCTACATCCTGCGCTCGATCACCGACGAGATCATGTACGAGATCATGAACCTCTCCGGCCAGGAGTACGTCGACACCTACGCCAGCCGCGCCAAGGAGGAGTCCAAGCGGCTCGAGAAGGAAGCCTCCGCGGCCGCTGCGGAGGCGAAGAAGGCAGCGGCTGCTGCCGAGGACAAGAAGCAGGCGTCCTGA
- a CDS encoding DUF5931 domain-containing protein: MTDAGPLDAALAVENRMFRALAVLRLVLLANTVGMTLYRLDNFTHREVGLALTVLMVVWTAVAIWAYDAPHRRLPALLVADLAIAFATLLSSPFVKGDGFNATVPGFWITGALMAWAIHWRWVGALVAATLLCATDLLIRDGISQTNYGHVFLLMIAGPIVGYMCGSLQQMAAERDRAEREAAIAGERARLARAVHDGVLQVLALVQRKGPELGGDGTRLGQLAGEQEQALRSLIRQQDTLQTPGASPVEDLGGVLERLGNRRPPVTSVVTPGAPVELPMVVATEVAAVVGACLDNVAAHVGEDAPAWVLLEDLGDRIVVSVRDEGPGIPSGRLHAAVEAGRLGVSESIRGRIRDLGGTAELFSSPGTGTEWELTVPRPVV; encoded by the coding sequence GTGACCGATGCCGGACCGCTCGATGCCGCGCTCGCCGTCGAGAACCGGATGTTCCGTGCCCTGGCCGTGCTGCGCCTCGTCCTGCTGGCGAACACGGTGGGGATGACGCTCTACCGCCTGGACAACTTCACCCACCGCGAGGTCGGGCTCGCCCTGACGGTGCTGATGGTGGTCTGGACCGCGGTGGCCATTTGGGCGTACGACGCCCCGCACCGCCGCCTCCCGGCGCTGCTGGTGGCCGACCTGGCCATCGCCTTCGCGACCCTGCTCTCGTCGCCGTTCGTCAAGGGGGACGGCTTCAACGCGACCGTGCCGGGCTTCTGGATCACGGGTGCCCTGATGGCCTGGGCGATCCACTGGCGCTGGGTGGGCGCCCTGGTCGCCGCGACGCTGCTCTGTGCGACGGACCTGCTCATCCGCGACGGGATCAGCCAGACCAACTACGGGCACGTCTTCCTGCTGATGATCGCCGGACCGATCGTCGGCTACATGTGCGGTTCCCTGCAGCAGATGGCGGCCGAGCGCGACCGTGCCGAGCGGGAGGCCGCGATCGCGGGCGAACGGGCCCGCCTGGCGCGCGCCGTGCACGACGGTGTGCTCCAGGTGCTGGCCCTGGTGCAGCGCAAGGGGCCCGAGCTCGGTGGCGACGGCACGCGTCTCGGCCAGCTGGCCGGTGAGCAGGAGCAGGCGCTGCGCTCCCTGATCCGCCAGCAGGACACCTTGCAGACGCCGGGCGCGTCACCGGTGGAGGATCTCGGCGGTGTCCTGGAGCGTCTCGGCAACCGGCGTCCGCCGGTGACCAGCGTGGTGACTCCGGGGGCTCCGGTCGAGCTCCCGATGGTCGTTGCGACGGAGGTGGCTGCCGTGGTCGGAGCGTGCCTCGACAACGTCGCCGCGCACGTGGGGGAGGACGCCCCCGCCTGGGTGCTGCTGGAGGACCTCGGTGACCGGATCGTGGTCAGTGTGCGCGACGAGGGGCCGGGGATCCCCTCGGGACGCCTGCACGCGGCCGTCGAGGCCGGTCGTCTCGGTGTCTCCGAGTCGATCCGTGGACGCATCCGGGACCTCGGTGGCACGGCCGAGCTCTTCTCCTCGCCGGGCACCGGCACCGAGTGGGAGCTCACCGTTCCGCGCCCCGTCGTGTGA
- a CDS encoding flavin reductase family protein: protein MTIHRENPFLEPPGERDPVRRLRGRLGGQVTLWTSGASDDRAGLTVSSLMVAAGEPGRVLGLIDPDSDLMDTLASTDLAVVSLLHYRHHNLADVFAGTVPAPGGQFRQLREGVDWLETSWGPLLSDVTTWVGVRLETVVETGWSNLVTATIEKAEIGDDGEPLVHRRGRYQHAR from the coding sequence GTGACCATTCATCGTGAGAACCCCTTCCTCGAGCCGCCCGGTGAGCGGGACCCGGTCCGTCGGCTGCGGGGTCGCCTCGGCGGGCAGGTGACGCTGTGGACCTCGGGCGCCTCGGATGATCGCGCGGGGTTGACCGTCTCGTCCCTGATGGTGGCCGCGGGGGAGCCCGGCCGGGTCCTCGGGCTGATCGACCCGGACTCCGACCTGATGGACACCCTGGCCTCGACCGACCTCGCCGTCGTGTCGCTGCTGCACTACCGCCACCACAACCTGGCTGATGTCTTCGCCGGCACGGTTCCGGCTCCGGGCGGGCAGTTCAGGCAGCTGCGCGAAGGCGTGGACTGGCTGGAGACGTCATGGGGGCCGTTGCTGTCCGACGTCACCACGTGGGTCGGCGTACGCCTCGAGACGGTGGTGGAGACAGGCTGGTCGAACCTGGTGACCGCGACCATCGAGAAGGCCGAGATCGGTGACGACGGGGAGCCCCTGGTGCACCGACGGGGCCGCTACCAGCACGCTCGCTAG
- a CDS encoding response regulator transcription factor yields the protein MSGDQPIRVMVVDDHPMWRDAVERDLVAAGLDVVAVAANGSEALARFPAARPQVLVLDLQIPAPNGVEVTAEVVRQDPATRVLILSASGEQSDVLDAVKAGATGYLVKSASREELLDAVRRVALGDTVFTPGLAGLVLGEYRRLLDEPATDDGAPKLTERETEVLRLVAKGLSYKQIADRLVLSHRTVQNHVQNTLRKLQLHNRVELTRYAIEQGLDDE from the coding sequence ATGAGTGGGGACCAGCCGATCCGGGTGATGGTCGTCGACGACCACCCGATGTGGCGCGACGCGGTCGAGCGTGACCTGGTCGCAGCGGGACTGGATGTCGTGGCCGTCGCTGCCAACGGGTCCGAGGCGTTGGCGCGCTTCCCGGCAGCCAGGCCGCAGGTGCTCGTGCTCGACCTGCAGATCCCGGCCCCCAACGGGGTCGAGGTGACCGCCGAGGTGGTTCGCCAGGACCCCGCCACGCGGGTGCTGATCCTCTCCGCGTCGGGCGAGCAGAGCGACGTCCTCGACGCCGTGAAGGCCGGGGCGACGGGCTACCTGGTCAAGTCCGCCTCGCGTGAGGAGCTGCTCGACGCCGTACGCCGGGTGGCGCTCGGCGACACGGTGTTCACGCCGGGCCTGGCCGGACTGGTGCTGGGGGAGTACCGCCGTCTGCTCGACGAGCCCGCCACCGACGACGGCGCCCCGAAGCTGACCGAGCGCGAGACCGAAGTGCTCCGGTTGGTCGCCAAGGGCCTGTCCTACAAGCAGATCGCGGATCGTCTCGTGCTGTCGCACCGCACCGTGCAGAACCACGTGCAGAACACGCTGCGCAAGCTGCAGCTGCACAACCGGGTGGAGCTCACCCGCTATGCGATCGAGCAGGGGCTGGACGACGAATGA
- a CDS encoding GNAT family N-acetyltransferase, translated as MTRSSLWRPASQHEGLALTGLERDANLAGPGHVFAAPFPEDDVLARWSIVLADPDVRVDVVDGPDGLRAVAAYDAASLRQLFVRPESWGRGLGSAGVRRAVDAIGTGATLWVLGDNERARRLYEHLGWVPTGESQDSVWPPHPVELAYHWTGTTMRFLST; from the coding sequence ATGACCCGGTCGTCGCTGTGGCGCCCCGCGTCCCAGCACGAGGGGCTTGCGTTGACCGGGCTGGAGCGCGACGCCAACCTGGCGGGGCCGGGGCACGTCTTCGCCGCCCCGTTCCCCGAGGACGACGTGCTGGCCAGGTGGTCGATCGTGCTCGCGGACCCCGATGTGCGTGTCGATGTGGTCGACGGTCCGGACGGACTGCGGGCGGTGGCGGCGTACGACGCCGCATCGCTGCGGCAACTGTTCGTCCGGCCGGAGTCGTGGGGCCGAGGTCTCGGGTCGGCCGGTGTGCGGCGCGCTGTCGATGCCATCGGCACGGGCGCCACGCTGTGGGTGCTGGGGGACAACGAGCGGGCTCGCCGGCTCTACGAGCACCTCGGCTGGGTGCCGACCGGCGAGAGCCAGGACAGCGTCTGGCCACCCCACCCGGTCGAGCTCGCCTACCACTGGACCGGCACGACGATGCGCTTCCTCTCGACCTGA